A stretch of the Janthinobacterium sp. B9-8 genome encodes the following:
- a CDS encoding ABC transporter substrate-binding protein, protein MRKVISVFWVALALAGCEQKNLTQQRAERLAETKNELLIAVAWPMNSSKTTLLDGINLAVEELNQSGGVLGRKVKILLKDDAASLTKGRLVAQEIADDINVAAVIGHLNSYIAAPAAQIYERAGLVMITPGASVQKITDQGGKYTFRSLPGNRDQGRQIADYAAEQRYKRIAIYYIKNDYGVDLANYFEQRAHELGMTIADRRSYNMGGGNHAAILADWGSFLATDAIFLIGSLPESAQILHDIRAAGMKVPVFGGAGLDSPELIKLGGKSTEGTVVFSLFNMDDPRPEVFEFGKRFKKKFGTFPDSTAAQGYDTLKLLAQAMKTANSTVPDQVATALRATRNWHGVTGVDSYSAKGDLVGKRLAKVVVRGGKFEYFKAAPPK, encoded by the coding sequence ATGAGAAAAGTGATTTCTGTTTTTTGGGTTGCTCTTGCTCTGGCTGGCTGTGAACAGAAAAATCTAACTCAGCAAAGGGCTGAAAGGTTGGCAGAAACAAAAAACGAGCTGCTGATTGCAGTGGCTTGGCCAATGAACTCAAGTAAAACCACTTTACTTGATGGTATTAATCTGGCGGTTGAAGAGCTCAATCAAAGTGGTGGTGTATTAGGCAGAAAAGTAAAAATTTTGCTAAAGGACGACGCTGCTTCTCTGACTAAGGGGCGCTTAGTGGCTCAGGAAATTGCAGATGATATTAATGTGGCCGCCGTGATTGGCCATCTGAATTCGTATATTGCAGCACCTGCTGCGCAGATTTACGAACGGGCAGGTTTGGTGATGATTACACCTGGGGCTAGCGTACAAAAAATAACGGATCAGGGAGGAAAATACACTTTTCGCAGCCTGCCCGGTAATCGGGATCAAGGGCGGCAGATTGCTGATTACGCCGCAGAGCAAAGATATAAAAGAATCGCTATTTATTATATTAAAAATGATTATGGCGTTGATTTAGCTAATTATTTTGAGCAGCGGGCGCATGAGCTGGGAATGACGATTGCTGATCGCCGCTCCTATAATATGGGGGGGGGTAATCATGCGGCTATTCTGGCGGATTGGGGCTCTTTTTTAGCAACGGATGCTATTTTCTTAATTGGCTCTTTGCCAGAGAGTGCGCAAATTTTGCATGATATTCGTGCGGCAGGCATGAAAGTGCCGGTATTTGGTGGCGCTGGTTTGGATTCACCGGAGCTGATCAAGCTAGGAGGAAAAAGCACAGAAGGTACGGTGGTCTTTTCCTTATTTAATATGGATGATCCTCGCCCTGAAGTGTTTGAGTTTGGTAAGCGATTTAAAAAGAAATTTGGTACTTTTCCGGATAGCACTGCGGCGCAAGGCTATGACACCTTAAAGCTGCTTGCGCAGGCGATGAAGACGGCCAATAGCACGGTGCCTGATCAGGTGGCAACAGCGCTTCGCGCTACTCGAAATTGGCATGGTGTAACAGGGGTCGATAGCTATAGTGCAAAGGGTGATCTAGTGGGGAAGCGGCTTGCTAAGGTGGTGGTTCGTGGGGGGAAGTTTGAGTACTTTAAAGCTGCACCGCCTAAGTAA
- a CDS encoding NHLP bacteriocin export ABC transporter permease/ATPase subunit → MSETMQKQLLQRGVRGEAGLVQVSAERVYLLEDGGADVMYASEGGARTFMFSAEAGELLIFPPLASLGTEQLWLQVAPGAVYWTVAKEVWQDALTQGEASACLFEPLLAHLAGAFSEKMPASYQVVGDEASYHSQDQSVMLAVNRPGVWFELLQGQAAYFNQYPCSGGTLLPLPLNSCLALTADSKLNFVQSDELSARPEALLAGVHAFFGLLIQAFREQKQRRDEEELLRLQMKSALGSKAMSDALSRFVSLFSSAALHGIEGSRDDQVLRACKIIGATIGIDFKAAPSSAAQSRDPVRGIAQASGVRTRIVALKGEWWRHDNGPLLVFFEESKEMFAALPLRGGGYQVVHALSGEKSLVNTVFAEQLAPFAYVFYAGLPSKKLALADILRFVFSGVRQDIFIVAAIACASALLGMAIPIISAHLFDSVFPAADYGQMVQLVVILFIVGLVTLLFEATRALAMLRIEGRASSDLQAAVWDRVLALPVPFFRDYSAGDLATRINGINEIRQALSGTMISTLISSLFSVLNIFLLFYYSIKLALVALLLVMVAVLFNFAVGYFSVQANREMAGVNGQLSGLVLEYLSGISKLRMTGAESRAFANWAAGFAAQKQLAMRAGKLANLNSVFSAAFPVASSALIFACLALTMAEPAGLKLSTGDFIAFSAAWTIFLGSALSLVKTGIDLLGIVSTYERTRPILETMPEVDNCKAYPGVLQGGIELSHLRFSYSPDAPLVLDDVSMSIKPGEFIALVGASGSGKSTLLRLLLGFEIPTHGGVYYDDHHLADVDMGAIRRQLGVVLQSGRLMSGDIFSNIIGSTSLKLADAWDAARACGLDQDINAMPMGMHTVVSDGGGTLSGGQRQRLLIARAIANKPKIVFFDEATSALDNQSQALVSASMDRLSATRVVIAHRLSTIINADRIYVLDKGKIVQSGNYEQLIREEGLFADLAKRQIA, encoded by the coding sequence ATGAGTGAGACGATGCAAAAGCAGTTGCTGCAACGCGGTGTGCGAGGCGAGGCAGGGCTGGTGCAGGTATCGGCTGAGAGGGTCTACTTGCTTGAAGATGGCGGTGCAGATGTGATGTATGCCAGTGAAGGTGGGGCTAGAACATTTATGTTCTCGGCGGAGGCTGGCGAGCTGCTTATTTTTCCACCGCTTGCGAGTCTGGGCACGGAACAGCTCTGGCTTCAGGTGGCTCCCGGCGCGGTGTACTGGACCGTGGCTAAAGAGGTGTGGCAGGACGCGCTGACGCAGGGAGAGGCTAGCGCCTGTTTGTTCGAGCCACTGCTCGCTCATTTGGCAGGTGCATTCAGTGAAAAAATGCCAGCAAGCTACCAGGTTGTGGGGGATGAGGCGAGCTATCACAGCCAGGACCAAAGCGTAATGCTTGCGGTGAATCGACCGGGTGTCTGGTTTGAGCTGCTTCAAGGCCAGGCCGCTTATTTCAATCAATACCCATGCAGTGGTGGCACTTTACTGCCTCTGCCCCTTAATAGCTGCTTGGCACTGACTGCAGATAGCAAGCTGAATTTTGTTCAGAGTGATGAGCTTAGTGCGCGTCCTGAGGCGCTATTGGCAGGGGTGCACGCTTTTTTTGGGCTACTGATACAAGCATTTAGAGAGCAAAAACAGCGTAGGGATGAGGAAGAGCTGTTACGGCTGCAAATGAAAAGTGCGTTGGGTAGCAAGGCCATGAGTGATGCGCTGAGCCGGTTTGTATCCTTGTTCAGCTCCGCTGCTCTGCATGGCATCGAGGGCAGCCGTGATGATCAAGTTTTGCGGGCTTGCAAAATAATCGGCGCGACCATCGGTATTGATTTTAAAGCGGCACCTTCTTCAGCGGCACAGTCTAGAGACCCTGTCCGAGGGATTGCTCAGGCTTCTGGTGTGCGCACCCGTATTGTTGCGCTGAAAGGTGAATGGTGGCGGCACGATAATGGCCCGCTTTTGGTCTTTTTTGAAGAAAGCAAAGAGATGTTTGCGGCTTTGCCATTGCGTGGTGGTGGGTATCAGGTCGTGCATGCCCTGAGCGGTGAAAAATCATTAGTTAATACGGTGTTCGCAGAGCAACTTGCACCTTTTGCCTATGTTTTTTATGCGGGCTTACCTTCCAAAAAACTAGCCCTTGCTGATATTTTGCGTTTCGTATTTTCGGGTGTGCGCCAAGATATCTTTATTGTAGCGGCCATTGCCTGCGCCAGCGCATTACTGGGAATGGCTATTCCAATTATCAGTGCTCATTTGTTTGACAGTGTTTTCCCTGCGGCAGACTACGGGCAGATGGTGCAACTGGTGGTTATTCTTTTTATTGTGGGTTTGGTGACGTTGTTATTTGAGGCCACCCGTGCTTTAGCCATGCTGAGGATAGAAGGGCGGGCGAGCAGTGATTTACAGGCGGCCGTGTGGGATCGGGTTCTTGCCTTGCCAGTGCCCTTTTTTCGTGATTACTCTGCGGGGGATCTGGCGACGCGGATTAACGGAATTAATGAGATACGGCAGGCATTGTCGGGAACGATGATTTCCACGCTGATTAGCAGCTTGTTTTCGGTGTTAAATATTTTTCTATTATTTTATTACAGCATAAAACTGGCGCTGGTAGCCCTGCTGCTGGTGATGGTTGCTGTGCTGTTTAATTTTGCTGTGGGCTACTTTAGTGTGCAGGCAAATCGTGAAATGGCAGGGGTGAATGGCCAGCTTTCTGGCTTGGTTTTAGAATATTTAAGCGGCATTAGTAAGCTAAGAATGACCGGCGCTGAATCACGGGCTTTTGCTAATTGGGCGGCAGGTTTTGCCGCGCAAAAGCAGCTGGCCATGCGTGCCGGTAAGCTGGCTAATCTAAATAGTGTGTTTAGTGCCGCATTCCCTGTGGCATCAAGTGCACTTATTTTTGCTTGCCTTGCGCTTACTATGGCAGAGCCAGCGGGCCTTAAATTATCTACGGGAGATTTTATTGCTTTTTCCGCGGCATGGACGATTTTTCTGGGCTCGGCACTGTCCCTTGTGAAAACAGGAATTGATTTACTCGGCATTGTTTCTACCTATGAGCGCACACGCCCCATTCTGGAGACCATGCCAGAAGTTGATAATTGCAAGGCTTATCCCGGTGTTTTGCAAGGCGGAATTGAGCTCAGTCATTTGCGTTTTTCTTATTCTCCTGATGCGCCGCTGGTGCTGGATGATGTGTCGATGAGCATTAAGCCGGGCGAGTTTATTGCTTTGGTGGGGGCTTCTGGTTCGGGCAAATCAACGCTGCTGCGTCTGTTGCTGGGTTTTGAAATACCCACTCATGGCGGGGTGTATTACGACGATCATCATCTGGCCGATGTGGATATGGGTGCAATTCGCCGTCAGCTTGGGGTTGTCTTGCAAAGTGGCCGCTTAATGAGCGGGGATATTTTTAGCAATATTATTGGTTCAACGTCCTTAAAGCTGGCTGATGCTTGGGATGCGGCAAGGGCTTGCGGGCTTGATCAGGATATCAACGCGATGCCGATGGGAATGCATACCGTCGTGAGCGATGGCGGTGGCACTTTATCCGGGGGGCAAAGGCAGCGCTTATTGATTGCCAGAGCGATTGCCAATAAGCCAAAAATTGTCTTTTTTGATGAGGCGACCAGTGCTTTAGATAATCAGAGCCAGGCATTGGTGAGTGCCAGCATGGATCGCCTCAGCGCCACTCGTGTGGTGATTGCCCATCGGCTTAGCACCATTATCAATGCCGATCGAATTTATGTGCTTGATAAGGGCAAGATTGTACAGAGTGGAAATTACGAGCAGTTAATCCGAGAGGAAGGCTTATTTGCTGACCTTGCCAAACGTCAAATTGCCTAG
- a CDS encoding NHLP family bacteriocin export ABC transporter peptidase/permease/ATPase subunit has translation MLKKLSTIWPALLAYCKATSARRKANTPVVLQMEAVECGAASLAMILAHYKKYIPLETLRLDCGVSRDGSKALNVVKAAQQHGLLANGFRKEPADLRAMPLPMILFWNFNHFVVLDGFSKDKVLLNDPAKGRCAVSEAEFDQSFTGVVLTFEPGPDFVPSGQPRRMRDSLQSRLSGSGAALSYLVLLGVALVVPGLVIPVFTSVFIDQVLVGGLNSWLWPLISGMLLTALLLAVLSALQKYYLLKLEMRISLSTSSRFFWHVLRLPLGFYHQRSAGDIGGRVGISDRVANILSEDLVSALLSVMTALFFAVIMLFYDVAMSLISIGIVLINVLVLRYVSKRRIELNQKLSIDRGKVLGTSMNGLMLIETLKASGAESDFFSRWAGYQARLMNSMQEMSRTSISLDLLPKFLTAVNGALILGIGGARVMQGEMTIGMLLAFQALVASFVNPMSALVALGGKIQGFQGDMDRLDDVMRYPCEDIVALNRASEPLLFAKLEGHLELRNLTFGYSRLEPPLLENFNLTIKPGQRVALVGASGCGKSTLSKLVVGLYEPWEGSVLFDGKARNDWPRQQLLNSIASVDQDIALFSGSIRDNLSMWDNTTPLADMVQAAKDACVHDIISSRPSGYDSVVAEGGNNFSGGQRQRLEIARALTINPRLLVLDEATSALDPLTEKMIDSHLRRRACSCLIVAHRLSSIRDCDEIILLDKGKVIERGSHQQLIELDGHYRKLIANE, from the coding sequence ATGTTAAAAAAACTGAGCACGATCTGGCCGGCCTTGCTTGCATATTGCAAAGCGACTTCGGCAAGGCGTAAGGCAAATACGCCTGTGGTGTTGCAAATGGAGGCCGTGGAATGTGGGGCCGCATCATTGGCGATGATTCTGGCCCATTACAAAAAATATATTCCGCTTGAGACATTACGGCTTGATTGTGGCGTTTCAAGAGATGGCAGCAAAGCGCTTAATGTGGTGAAGGCCGCGCAACAGCATGGCTTGCTGGCGAATGGTTTTCGTAAAGAGCCCGCCGATTTGAGGGCGATGCCCCTGCCCATGATCTTGTTCTGGAATTTTAATCATTTTGTGGTTCTGGATGGTTTCAGTAAGGATAAAGTGCTTTTGAATGACCCTGCCAAGGGGCGCTGTGCGGTGAGCGAGGCAGAGTTTGATCAGTCATTTACCGGTGTAGTGCTTACCTTTGAGCCAGGGCCAGATTTTGTCCCTTCAGGCCAGCCGCGCCGTATGCGTGATAGCTTGCAGAGCCGCCTTAGCGGATCGGGGGCTGCACTCAGTTATTTAGTTTTATTAGGTGTGGCGCTGGTTGTGCCGGGCTTAGTGATTCCTGTGTTTACCTCCGTGTTTATCGATCAGGTCTTGGTCGGGGGACTCAACAGCTGGTTGTGGCCGCTGATTAGCGGAATGCTGCTAACGGCCTTACTGCTTGCTGTATTAAGCGCACTGCAAAAGTATTATTTGCTGAAATTAGAAATGCGGATTTCTTTAAGCACTTCATCTAGGTTCTTTTGGCATGTATTACGTTTGCCACTTGGTTTTTATCACCAGCGCTCAGCGGGCGATATTGGTGGGCGGGTGGGCATCAGTGATCGGGTGGCAAATATTTTGTCGGAAGACCTCGTCTCGGCCTTGCTTAGCGTGATGACTGCGCTGTTTTTTGCCGTGATTATGCTGTTTTACGATGTGGCTATGAGCCTGATCAGCATAGGCATCGTATTGATTAATGTGCTGGTGCTGCGTTATGTGTCAAAACGGCGCATTGAGCTTAATCAGAAGCTCTCTATTGATCGGGGCAAGGTGCTGGGCACCTCAATGAATGGCCTGATGTTGATTGAAACGCTGAAGGCATCCGGCGCAGAGTCAGATTTCTTTAGCCGCTGGGCGGGTTATCAGGCGCGGTTAATGAATTCGATGCAGGAAATGAGCCGCACTTCGATCTCCTTAGATTTACTACCCAAGTTTTTGACTGCTGTTAATGGTGCGCTGATTCTGGGCATAGGCGGCGCACGTGTGATGCAGGGAGAAATGACCATCGGAATGCTGCTGGCTTTTCAGGCTTTGGTCGCCAGCTTTGTTAATCCGATGAGTGCTCTTGTTGCTCTGGGTGGAAAAATACAAGGTTTTCAGGGAGATATGGACAGGCTGGATGATGTGATGCGCTATCCATGCGAAGACATTGTGGCCTTGAATCGTGCCAGTGAGCCACTTTTATTCGCTAAGTTAGAAGGGCATCTAGAGCTGCGTAATCTTACTTTTGGCTATAGCCGACTTGAGCCTCCTTTGTTGGAAAACTTCAATCTGACGATTAAGCCCGGGCAACGTGTGGCGCTGGTTGGGGCATCAGGTTGTGGAAAATCGACTTTATCTAAATTAGTTGTTGGCTTGTATGAGCCTTGGGAAGGGAGTGTCTTATTCGATGGCAAGGCGAGAAATGACTGGCCGCGCCAGCAGTTATTAAACTCCATCGCCTCGGTTGATCAGGATATCGCGCTTTTTTCTGGCAGCATTCGTGACAATTTAAGTATGTGGGATAACACCACACCCCTTGCCGATATGGTGCAAGCGGCCAAAGACGCATGTGTGCATGACATTATTTCAAGCCGCCCCAGCGGTTATGACAGCGTTGTGGCTGAAGGGGGTAATAATTTTAGCGGCGGCCAGCGCCAACGTCTGGAAATAGCACGCGCACTTACTATTAATCCGCGCCTTTTAGTCTTGGATGAGGCCACCAGTGCACTTGATCCGCTTACAGAGAAAATGATCGACAGTCATTTGCGCCGCCGTGCCTGTAGCTGCCTGATTGTTGCACACCGCCTGAGCTCGATTCGAGATTGTGATGAAATCATTTTGTTAGATAAGGGCAAAGTCATTGAGAGAGGCTCTCATCAGCAATTAATTGAATTGGATGGTCATTACAGGAAGCTAATTGCCAATGAGTGA
- a CDS encoding NHLP bacteriocin system secretion protein: MIKKGIFRQVALNRLSSPEELDSLLQVTSFKGWIALAGIGLLLVTVLVWSVLGVLPTKMLGQQCILVKNGGVIVQTSSASGRLSDLAVEAGDTVTRGQIIGRLEQYDLLQKIKGSEARLKEVEAQHAQAVAMAGKSAALLEATMAQQVQNLDRQLASAKQRAQLLKERIDSQSSLFEQGLITKQTLIASQLELAAVQLEAETVKGQFKQLEVTRLEGKKQSDHEVVQTMNQLDDVKRMLALMHRDAKNFTSIISPYTGRVLEVKAAEGQLVERGTHLISVEPTGVDINEIEAYIYLPAADGKKIRSGMKVEISPSTAKREEFGFLPAFITSVADYPSTDQGLMRVFANEKLVQQLSGTLAPIQVLAALKPSSKNISHYEWSTRKGPPFSIQSGTSCSATITLSEQRPISLVLPILKKTMGLD, encoded by the coding sequence ATGATCAAAAAAGGCATTTTCAGGCAGGTTGCACTCAATCGTTTATCTTCACCTGAAGAGCTGGATAGCTTATTGCAGGTGACTTCATTTAAGGGGTGGATTGCACTTGCGGGTATAGGCCTCTTATTAGTGACGGTACTGGTGTGGTCTGTTTTGGGAGTGCTACCGACGAAGATGCTTGGGCAGCAATGCATTCTGGTAAAAAATGGTGGCGTTATTGTGCAAACAAGCTCGGCGAGCGGGCGTTTATCTGATCTGGCAGTAGAGGCAGGAGATACGGTGACGCGCGGGCAGATTATTGGTCGTTTAGAGCAATACGATTTATTACAAAAAATTAAGGGTAGTGAGGCACGTTTAAAAGAAGTTGAAGCACAGCATGCACAGGCCGTTGCTATGGCGGGTAAAAGCGCGGCACTACTTGAAGCCACAATGGCACAGCAGGTGCAAAATCTGGATCGTCAGCTGGCGTCAGCCAAGCAAAGGGCTCAGCTTTTGAAAGAGCGCATTGATAGCCAGAGCAGCTTGTTTGAGCAGGGCTTAATTACCAAGCAAACTTTGATTGCTTCTCAGCTGGAGCTGGCCGCTGTTCAGTTAGAGGCGGAAACGGTGAAAGGGCAGTTTAAGCAGTTGGAAGTCACTCGGCTGGAGGGAAAAAAGCAAAGTGATCATGAAGTTGTCCAGACGATGAATCAGTTGGACGATGTAAAACGCATGCTAGCCTTGATGCACCGAGATGCTAAAAATTTCACTTCAATTATCAGTCCTTATACGGGCCGTGTGCTGGAGGTAAAGGCGGCAGAAGGGCAATTGGTAGAGCGGGGCACTCATCTGATTAGTGTGGAGCCAACAGGTGTCGATATTAACGAGATTGAGGCTTATATCTATTTGCCCGCTGCCGATGGCAAAAAAATCAGATCAGGGATGAAGGTAGAAATCAGCCCTAGTACTGCCAAGCGTGAAGAGTTTGGTTTCTTGCCTGCTTTTATTACTTCGGTTGCCGATTACCCATCCACAGATCAGGGCTTGATGCGGGTGTTTGCGAATGAAAAACTAGTTCAGCAATTAAGTGGCACATTGGCGCCGATTCAGGTGTTGGCGGCACTTAAGCCTTCTTCAAAAAATATTAGTCACTATGAATGGTCTACCCGCAAGGGACCGCCATTTTCTATTCAGAGCGGTACATCGTGCTCAGCCACCATTACGCTTTCTGAGCAAAGGCCCATTAGCTTAGTACTGCCCATTCTTAAAAAAACCATGGGTTTGGATTAA
- a CDS encoding TolC family protein produces the protein MFLLNMNASSAELHIFDVVYHALKKNTDIQIQEHYIAIAQGQHLQAVGQFDWVLSSLLNYDKKITPQFNNPDLGLINSGYQLGLSKPLRNGMILSSRVDAMANDEGMGRAQQNQLKLDISLLVPLLKGSGPEGIAAEEDVAKLNIELSRYQLRDRISQTLYNTILAYWNYRNRVELEKVAISSEERSQSLLLSIQKLVDAAEKPRADLVLLKADHGDKVARRQAAVLASTEARTVLGRLLGLDALGIRQLPEPSDALPAVLDIAYPLNVDAMSAAALLQRPDIQALAMQLEAAKRQMQAVQDRLKPQLNLTLGLGYAKASEGGGRYSFAAESGQFQATPSVFARLNFQFPMQNNAANGAVQEHSALMSQLVLRQRDLSIGIATGVETALQSLFNTAEQIKLAKEGLSLYELAVSQEVIKQKNGISTLIDVINTEARFVSARVNYLQLQLAYASALARLRFETGTFLPAAGGNDMLSLDMNDLAGLGPLITFLPSLRAK, from the coding sequence TTGTTTTTATTGAATATGAATGCAAGCTCTGCTGAATTGCATATTTTTGATGTTGTATATCATGCTTTGAAGAAAAATACAGATATACAAATTCAAGAACATTATATTGCTATTGCTCAGGGCCAGCATTTACAAGCCGTAGGTCAATTTGACTGGGTTTTATCGTCTTTACTTAATTACGATAAAAAAATTACGCCACAATTTAATAATCCTGATCTCGGGTTAATTAATAGTGGCTATCAATTAGGCTTAAGCAAGCCACTGCGTAATGGAATGATTCTGAGTAGCCGTGTTGATGCAATGGCGAATGATGAGGGCATGGGGCGTGCTCAGCAGAATCAGCTTAAATTAGATATTTCATTGCTTGTTCCTCTGCTTAAAGGCAGTGGCCCGGAGGGAATTGCAGCAGAGGAGGATGTGGCAAAGCTGAATATTGAGCTGAGCCGTTATCAGCTGCGCGATCGCATTTCTCAAACACTTTACAACACGATTTTGGCATATTGGAATTATCGTAATCGCGTTGAATTGGAAAAAGTGGCGATCAGTAGTGAAGAGCGCAGCCAGAGCTTGCTGCTCTCTATTCAAAAGTTAGTCGATGCTGCTGAAAAGCCACGCGCTGATTTGGTTTTGCTCAAGGCCGATCATGGTGACAAGGTTGCGCGGCGGCAGGCTGCCGTGTTGGCGAGCACTGAAGCAAGAACGGTATTAGGTCGTTTGCTGGGGCTGGATGCGCTTGGCATTAGGCAATTGCCAGAGCCGAGTGATGCACTGCCTGCTGTGCTGGATATTGCCTACCCTTTGAATGTCGATGCGATGAGCGCCGCAGCTTTGCTACAGCGCCCGGATATTCAGGCCTTGGCCATGCAGTTGGAGGCCGCTAAACGCCAGATGCAGGCGGTGCAAGATCGTTTAAAACCGCAGCTGAATCTTACGCTTGGGCTGGGCTATGCCAAGGCTTCTGAGGGTGGGGGGCGTTATAGTTTTGCGGCGGAATCTGGCCAGTTTCAAGCCACGCCTTCGGTATTTGCCCGCCTGAATTTTCAATTCCCTATGCAAAATAATGCAGCCAATGGTGCGGTGCAAGAGCACTCGGCGCTGATGTCGCAGCTGGTGCTGCGGCAGCGGGATTTAAGCATTGGCATTGCAACTGGAGTGGAAACAGCTTTGCAGTCTTTATTTAATACAGCAGAGCAAATAAAGCTGGCCAAAGAGGGTTTGTCTTTGTACGAGCTGGCGGTGAGCCAGGAAGTGATTAAGCAAAAGAATGGCATATCCACTTTGATTGATGTGATCAATACCGAGGCGCGGTTTGTGAGTGCCAGGGTGAATTATTTGCAGCTCCAGCTAGCCTACGCCAGTGCGCTGGCGAGATTGCGCTTTGAAACAGGGACTTTTTTACCTGCAGCAGGGGGTAACGATATGTTGTCACTTGATATGAATGATCTGGCGGGTTTAGGGCCATTGATCACTTTTCTTCCCTCCTTGAGAGCCAAGTAA